In Gracilinanus agilis isolate LMUSP501 chromosome 1, AgileGrace, whole genome shotgun sequence, the sequence tTACTTTGAAAGTTTCTTACTCTTCATTGCTGTTGAACAGTAAAAACCCTAGAACCTGGAAATGTGAAAAATTTTGGCCTTTCGTATGTAAGATTCTGTATAAGAGCTTAAAAGATAGATAgtctaatatttaaattaatttgaagaCTGagcaagaaaattaatttaaagaattaatatcatgaaattttctttaaatacttaAGAAGGTAAGTTGGTGTTATATCAAGTCCAAGAtgtgatttaaaaggaaataactgAAGACAAAATTTAGGGAATTAGTTGTCTCTTGGATTCCTAGTAGAAGTTTGTATAGTGGTTAATATTTCTCTTCATTTGGGATATGGAAATTAatgtaatatacatttttatatcttttttttactaGTAAGTGATATTCAGGAACAAAAAAGTTCTGGTTGATGTTGTTTTGTAGCTATATTGACATTTCTTAATTGTCATTGGTTGTATGGTGGTGGCTACCCAAATGAGTAAGCAGTTTCATTGCCTGTAGCTTAGTTAAGGTTATCTCATCTAAAGTAAGTTGTACTAAAGGGCCAGGCCTTTTTCTACCCACATTTACCCTCTTCCCTCCAAATCCTATCCAAATTAGTAGTAGTTCTCATTATGAGGGTATTTAATAATGTTTTTCATAGGAAGTTAATACTCTCCAATGTTTggtactttttattttatatgctttctCTATAGGTATTGTAGCTCTTATaattaaggaaaaacaaaacaaaacagcttcAACCTGTGGATATATAGGAATACTTTTTCTGGCTTTTATAAGAAGCCATAAAAAtctgtgaagaaaaaaatgttatagaaTTTAATCTTAAATATTTAGTGCTGTAATATATAGTAGCATTCTTGGGCACAATTCCTCCATCATAATTtgttataaaacatatattttaaaaattctaactgTTCCAAGGAAGTTTTTAGAATTGGTAAATACCCATtctattaaaaagaatgaaaatcttGCCATTTAAGAATGTTACTTTTGTTCTCGCttaggactttttcttttttcccttaaaaaaaaaagatgctcagTTTTTATGataatatgtatgtacatacatacatatatatgtatagtgcctagaaatttttaaagttctttcctgacacttattattaaataaaatctcCTTTGAATTTTAGTCTCAGTCTTAAGAGTATACCTAGAAAAGCTATAAACAAATAGATGATTTGTATTTAAGAAAACCAGGATCCTGAATATGTAATTCCCTAGACAGGAATATTTTGGCAACcctttaatcttattttttaggaaaatatatAACCATCCTCTATTATacataaaaattatgaatttaaaactCTCAAAAGGCTCAAGTATTTGTTAAACTTGCCTAAAAAGTGTGAAATGTTAAATTATTACTACcataatatatactttatttccAGATTTTCATTTTAGGAGAAATTTATGGGAAATATGGCTAGGGAAAATAATTTTGCAATTTTAAAACATAGGATAATTAATTTTTGGAATTAGGATATAGGAATTAGGATGTAACTAAAATATGCTTTTGAAGGACTGGTTCTTTTTAGCTAGTGAACATTCATTTGAATGTATCTCATAATcctacttaattttttcattatgtaATTTGACATCTGTCCTGCAGATTACATATATACCTATGGAACTATATAATCATTTTCAGGAATATTGTAAGTAGctaaaatttttatgaaattaaatttcTGCTGATTCAAAAAGTTGATGGAGTTGGATATAGGACGTTCTGAAGTTACAGTGTagcatgaaatatatatatatttcgaTATATGTAGCATGATATAATACGTGATATTTACATATCTGTTCATTTTCTTATCACACTAATGTATTTTGAATGTAGTCCCGATGCCTGCCAGTAATGCTTTGCACATAGGCAGGCACATAATAAGTGTATGCTTATACATTTGCGTGGCATAGTTGGGATCAAATAACGTCCCCAAATTTGGAATTTACTGGTATGTGGAAATGGTAACATTTGCTTTTCACTCTCTTCTCAGAATTGTGCTCTGTTTAAGACTACCACCCCTGAAGAGGAGGCCACTTGCAAAATAGGCAGCCTTGGAAGAATTCCTTCCATTTGGGATTGGTTCTAGGAGGCGAGGTCGCTTCCTTTTTCTTAGTGCCAGTTCCTAGGTCCCTTGGTAGACTGAATATGAGAACCTGACTTTTGACGATTATAAATCTTTTTGCCCTTCTTTTAGAATTTTAGGAAAGTACCTTAGGATTGTTCAAATGTATAtgtaatttgtttgctttctactTCCCTACTTATTTACAGTGACATTTTACAGATGCTATCCTAactgcttttttcccctctcatcaGATCAATGTTCACTAGCGGCCTTACTGAGAGTACCCAGAAAGAAGTGCGTATAGTAGGCGTTGAAGCTGAGTCAATGAATTTAGTATTGAACTATGCATATACCTCCAGAGTCGTACTCACCGAGGCCAATGTCCAAGCTTTGTTCACTGCGGCAAGCATCTTCCAGATCCCTTCCATACAGGACCAGTGTGCTAATTATATGATAAGTCATTTGGATCCACAAAACTCTATTGGGGTTTTCATCTTTGCTGATCACTATGGTCATCAGGAGCTAAAAGACCGATCACAAGAGTACATTCGTAAAAAGTTTCTATGTGTCACCAAAGAACAAGAGTTTCTCCATTTAAGGAAAGACCAACTCATCAGTATACTGGACAGTGATGACTTAAATGTCGACAAAGAAGAGCACGTTTATGACAGTATCATCAGGTGGTTTGAACATGAACGCGAGAGAAGAGAAGCACACCTTCCAGAAATATTTGCCAAGTGCATCCGTATGCCTCTGATGGAAGATACCTTTGTTGAGAAAATTCCTCCCATGTTCGCAGAGGCCATCGTCCAGAAGGGGCCGTGTAGTGCCAATGGCTACACGCAGAGGCTCGGGATGACTGCGTCGGAAATGATCATATGTTTTGATGCTGCCCACAAACACTCAGGAAAGAAGCAAACAGTGCCTTGTCTCGATATAGTCACAGGGAGAGTGTTTAAACTATGCAAACCACCCAATGACCTGAGAGAGGTGGGAATTCTCGTGTCCCCAGATAATGACATTTATATCGCAGGAGGCTATAGGCCAAGCAGCAGTGAAGTTTCCATCGACCACAAGGCAGAGAGTGACTTCTGGATGTACGATCATGCTACAAATAGATGGCTACCCAAAGCTCCTTTACTTCGAGCCAGAATAGGCTGTAAGCTGGTTCATTGCTGTGGGAAACTCTATGCAATAGGTGGGCGTGTTTATGAAGGCGATGGGAGGAACCCCCTAAAATCTGTGGAGTGTTATGACGGCAGAGATAACTGTTGGACAGCTGTTAGCCCAATGCCTGTAGCAATGGAGTTCCACAGTGCTGTGGAGTATAAAGAAAACATCTATGTTTTACAGGGTAGGTGTTTGAGTGATTGCCCAATTTTAGATAGAGGAGGGTGCCTCTCAGGCCCAGACTGTATTCTTCCTGCTTAGGAAACAGTTATTTGGATTCATCATAAAACACTGATTAGAACAATTCCTTTTAAAGGGTTCAGTGAAGAAAACAGGTACATTTTGAATTAGTTTTCAGTCTGTTATTTAAACATGTTCCATAATGTGTAAGAGTATAACTGaatactatataaaaatattcctgGTTTATATTGAAATAGCATGCTAACAGCTATTTTCACCCACTTGATTGAATTCTCACCCGTAATCAAAACAAGCTTTGACTTGTATTTATGAATGTGTTTTTTAAcacttcttaaaaataaaaaaggatgacTACATTTATTCCTGTGTAATTTGcttgataacattttttaaaaatagcattaacTAATAAAGTCATGTGAGCCAACAATTCCCAAAGGTTGTGAAAATTAAGTAATCTTAAGTTGCAGGTACTACATAATGATTATTGGACTGTTACTAAAAGGTGATTGTTCAATTTACTTATGAGATACAGCATATGTTATAAATATCAGTTTAATTGCTTTTTTCTGCAAATCTTTACCAGATAAATTCAGATGGTTACTTCCACATTGCCAATTGATCTGTAATGCTTTCAGTAATGCTCTTTATTTTACTGGGGTAGAAACTAGCCAATCTTACTATCTGTATCAGCTTTATCTATTTTAGTGAAGAAATATTGATTTtcccatcttttgtttttaaattgttttagcAGAGTAGAACTGTCAGTCTAGTTTGCCCAAGAGCACTTCTTTGACAACCTGTAGCTACTATTCTATATATTGTTATGTGTGTTTTTTAAGTTCTGCTGTTATAATACATGctgaattttatttataataaaactaGTTCTGTATGTTGGCTAATGCCTTATAGTAATAGTGCTGTTTTGAGTTGGCTAACTGACTTTCTTACAGTCAACATTCTTTTATTGTCAACAGCTCTCTATAATTTTTGTCCAAGTGACACTTGTTTATGTGGGAAACAGGAATTATTTCTCACATTTTTCCAACTTATACAAAAAATTCTACTTAAAATCTCCAACTTATACaaaaaaattctacttaaaaTCTCAAACCTCCTACCAAAATGATAGCTTGACACATAAACTCTAGAATCTGAAGAGATTCAGGAGGGAAAGTAGTATATATTCCTGACCCTTTGAACTTTCCCTTGAAGGAGATGCCAGAATACTAGGAATGTGGTCATACAGCAGAACTTGACTACAATGAAACAACTTTCATGCCCTGTGTAGTTTGTCATACAGAAGTTTAACCCCGTTGTCTGAAATAACAGCATACAGTATAGTTTGTGTCATCTCATGAAAATGTATGTTGCACGGGAATTTACAACCTTGAAGTGATTCTCTGTTGACTTTTGAAGATTATGAAATAATTAGTTTTCCAAGTATTTCGTCTTCATTGTAAGACAGCTCCAATGACCAAAGCATAAAAATGTAtgtattctttttgctttttaggAGAATCTTTCCTCTGCTATGATCCTCAGAAAGACTACTGGGGCTTTTTAACACCTATGACTGTGCCTAGAACCCAGGGCTTAGCAGCTGTATATAATGACTCTATCTACTACATAGCTGGAACCTGTGGAAATCATCAGCGTATGTTTACCGTGGAGGCCTATGATATTGAGCTAAACAAATGGACTTGCAAGAAAGATTTTCCGTGTGATCAGTCCATCAATCCATATCTTAAACTCGTACTTCTCAATAATAAACTCCACTTATTTGTTAGAGCAACTCAAGTAACTGTTGAAGAGCATGTCTTCAGGACCAGCAGAAAAAATTCACTTTACCAATATGATGAGAGTACTGACCAATGGAAGAAAGTCTATGAGACTCCAGATCGTCTCTGGGATCTTGGTCGTCATTTCGAATGTGCCGTTGCTAAACTGTATCCCCAATGTCTTCAGAAAGTACTTTAATGGGTAATAGGCCTTAGTATTTGAGTAGCAACTAAAACTTGAGGTGACATGTCTTACAATAAAACAAAGGCATTCTGTCAGTATTTAATGTAAGCTGAAAGAGTTGTGTACGTCATGGGGATGGGTGCTCTTAAAGATTGCAATGTGGGGAGGGATTTGCTCTCATACTTGTGATGTTTTCAGTTCAGCAAGGGGACGGTGACAAAGTGCAATTATCAGCATTTTTTCTGATATAAATTTAATCATGTCATTCTAGAGGGTTTCTGTGATTAAAAGCAACTAAGATGTCAGAAGAACCAAGACAACTATGCACTACTGCAGAGGCTTGGCTAGCATTACTGGATATGGATGTCCAAACTGGTTTGAAGTGACTTTCTTTTAAATACGGGTAAAAATTTGAGGCAATATCACTAGGTCTTTACTTTAGCTGTGACTTAACCAACATAGAGGAACACTACAGTAGGTCCTGATTcttaatatttatacatttttatgtatGCTATTTCAAGTGTACTgagatatttgttatatattcaGCTGTTACAATAAGTTTTGAGAAAATattaatctcagaaaaaaaaaaaaggtgtttggGGTAATTGTTTAACATTTCCTATGTGGCTTTAAGTCAACCTGATGATAAAAATGAGCAATTTTCTGGCGACAAAATGTTTTCAAGTGCTAACACTTGTCTTGTTGGGGGGGGAggtgagggaggggggaagataaTCTGGTAAAGGGCTTTTAAACCCAAAGGCGGCTGGTGCTAGTATACGTCCATTCTCGTGTGGCCAGGTACTGTTATCTTGCCTGACTGTGCTTGTCTTCAAAGGGGTGTCCTGGTTTTATGACCAGAGTATATCATCTGTAGActtcttcttttgagtttgagtGAAATTCTGCATTTAAATGATAGCAGAATGTGGCCATTTGTTAATTTCAATTTCTCTCATTCTTGTTTTTGGAAAATTGAGAGCTTTATAGTTTTGGTTTTTGCATGAAGTTATTTCCAAAACTGGTTAGTAGATTTGGCATTTGGCTTGTCCTTCCTCTTCCATTTCTGTTCATCCTAACACTGTAAAAATGTTGTGTCTATTCTCCACAGAAGATAATGTGAGAATTGACATtatttttgagggttttttttttaaaggaagagacatgatgaacttaaaaatttttaacttgaggtttttttttttttttttttttttaacatcagatTTATAAAAACTAAAACCCTTTTCCTAGGGTTAGCCTCTGTTTAGTTGAAGGGgtttcaaaaggggaaaaaagggtgaTAAATTTGAtatcttgttttttaaatcagtCGTAACATAACTGCATCTTTTGATTCCAAGTGTCATTCTTCATCATATTTTGACGAATTTCTAGCACTAATCTAAGTACCTTCAAGTGAAGAACAACAATTCATTTGTAATATTTAAATAAGGCAGATATTTGGATCAGtaacttatttttttatagtTCTTCAACTAGTTGACAATAGGAGTTAAGTATATTCCAGAATCTGTCCTTATCACACAAgcaatttttatcttctttaaagaaaaaagctGACATAGTTCTTATTTAAATATTGCACAAATTTTAACGTGATACTGTGAAACAAAAACGTTTTAAACATTGCCTCCTTGCATCACATACCTCATTTTTCCAGAAACTTACCAAACTGCTTCTTGGAGAGATGTGTAAGTAGTGAGAGTTTTCTGAAGCAGATTTTAAGGTGGACGGCATTAATAATAGAGTTACAATTTAGAGTGAAGTCCTAGAAAGCTAGATCTGGGCTTTCTTGGTTACAATGCTGTTTTGTCACtagttgtgttttttctttttttttttttaagtacaattcagtcaataaaaatgttcatttcccttctcccctccccaatttttcttattctttttataaaCTATATAGTTTTGTGTAAGGCTCTATCTGCAAGCTTCTCAAAGCACCCTTCTTTTAAATGTTGCGTTAGTCTGTAAAAACTATCTTGCAAAAAGTGttgttagttttttgttttaaaagcttGGTTGACTATTTAGATTTCCTGCTGCTTTTTGACAATCTGTATTTATTTAGTAGAACAAAATTTTCAGCATATTACTTGAAAACATGACCTAGAAAATTTGATTTAGCAATTGACTGATCATATGATTGTATAGGAGTACAACATGCTGTAGTTGATTCTACAGTGAGTTTATTTTGTTGATCTGCACTAAAGTACAACTTCTGTGGTTGTCgttattattttatccatttatgcTGAGGGTATGCTCCAAGAAGATAGTGTATTCAAAAGCTAAAGCCTGTAACTTGCCATGGGAATGAAATCTATTAAATCTTAGGTGTGCATAATTCTTTGTCTAAACAATAATCTAGTGGGCACCTTTTGCCACTTTCAAATGCTTTCAAAAGAAGGCCTTAAAGTTGGTTTGGTCTTGGGTTTTGCTCTCCAGTTAGATTTTTCAGGTATATTTTCAGTTTGGGGAGAAAATTGGTAAAAGGTACCACAGGCACTATAGGATTAAAAGTTAGGGCCGTGTTGAAAgattatttatatagtatcttcCGATATATTTAGAAAATGTGAACTAACTTTACAGGAAAGTAAAGTTGAAATCAATTTTCCATCTTCATTTGTTATGGTACACAGCTGATGTTAGATTAAGTCTCAAACTGATTGCAGTGGTGCATGAGACAAAGTGGATGTGGTCTGTAGAGGCATCAAATTCACTATTTAAGGCAGTTTAAAATGGCAGCGTTCAATGTTCAGTGCTCAGGTATGTAGTGAGAAGTACTGTAGTccgggtgggggggtggggggaaaacGTGtggaatttttaaacattttgccATAATTGCACAATTTTGCATTTTTACTTGATGTCATTTAAGTTTCTTATAATAAAACCTATTCTTGTTGAAAACATGATTGGCTTACAATTTTCTTGTCTTTAACCTCACTGGTCTGATCCAttaataatcatttcttatgtttgctttattccattaaatatttgaatatatggTATGTTaaactgaaaacaaacaaatcacTACAGTGAAACTAATTGTTCTTTTTAACAAAACCTGTTGACATAACATTTTGAGGGCTGTGATGTCAGCAATTCACGTCAAGGATCTTTGATTCCATTTAGTATTTGAATTCCATTGAAGAAGACAGGTCTCTCCTTTAGTGGAAAATCTCTGTATAGGAGTTTGCGTAGCTCAGAGAAGTTGCATCTAGCCTGTTGTCATTCACCTACTGTTGAAATTTGAATTGGGGGGACGAGGGGGCCTCCCCACAAAACCCAGAGCAATATCCACCCGATAACATTGCAAATCTTTAAGCCAGTTAGGATCTTTTTTAATGATAATCATGAGGATCCCAAGAGGATGATGAGAATTTTACTCTTACTTGCTTCTTCACCAAGATTCCCCAGAGGTCCCCTGGAATCTACTATGTTGCTCTAGCCTGCACTCCTTAACTGCTGTGGAATGGGAGAAAGTCCTGATGAGCTTTCAAGCGCCCTTTAACGTTTTAAACCTTGTTCCCTATTCCATAAAATCATTGCACACTTCTCATTGGCCATGAGCTTAAAACCACGGCACTCCATCTTGCCTTGCTTTTTGACTCATAATTAGATATGACACTGTGATCGTTTCtcctatagtctttttttttttttttaattttaacaaaaacccttaccttccatcttagaatcagcactatgtattgattccaaggcagaagagctataaagggttaggcagtgggggttaagtgacttgcccagggccacacagctaggcagtgtctgaggccacatttgaacccaggacctcatctctaaacctggctctccatctactgagccacctatatgCCCCATAATAATCTCTTGATAATATTTTTGCACTCATGGTCTCATCCTTACCCCCAAAATATAACCTTGGTTCTGTTGCTTTTCTTGGTTTAGTTTTGTTTCTGTTGGGGTTGCTTCATCTCTCCTGTCTGCACATTCCCAAGCTGCCCTCATCCTACATGCCAGACCTCTTTCTATTCTGAAAGAATAATGAGACACATACACTATCTCCTCGATCCACCCTCTAATACTACAAGGTGTGTAGAATAGCAGTGCTTCTTGGGTAGGACAACGTCACCCCATAGGTGGACTTTTATGGAAATCCAGCATCACTTTCACATCCACCCATTCAGAATGTAGCGTGGAGTGGACTGTGGAAGAAACTGGAGCAGAGagaaatacatttgagaaatCAAAATATTTCCTTCCCTACCTTAACAGGATAGTTTTGGCGCCGTGGATAGAAGGCACGATTGGGCATCCGAAGAcgtgggtttaaatcccaccagTGCCACTTGCTCTCTGCTAGGGGCATGTTCTTAACCCCtaatagtttcttcatctgtaaaaataaaaaataaagttcccttccaattctaaatctatgattctgctACTAAGCCGAAGCACTACTGATTTCAAAATCATGCTTATAGACCCCAAAATTAAAGAGATGAAAATGTTTGAttactgaattttattttctctatagcCTAAGAAGATATATTGATTCAGATGATAACACCTTCCATTTTGCTGGGGTGCTGGCTGGGTGATTCTTTCAGGTCCTGCTTTTACTCTTCCTCTAAATAAAATCCCTTTGCCTGAAAGATGTGAAAAGGTAGTCGTTTGGGGACTTTTCATATCCATAGAACTGAACTATTTTTGACCAACTGAAGACTACTTTAGCATCTATCACATGGTCACATGGTAGGCAGGACAGAGAATTTTGATCATTTGTGAGCATGTGATGCTTGGTTTTGGAAGAAAGTTATTATGTCCttagaatattcattttaaagaaaaaaagacatctgGAAATCTTAAGTgcatccattttttcttttattgtttcttttttcattcagtGTGGAGTGAGGCCACACAAATTAATTAGCACTGTGAAATCAGGTTCTAATTAATTTTGAATGCAAATCCAAGATTtgtgataatttttaaatttaaggggatcatttttaaaatacagcTTCCGCTATGATTTGAGagaatttcccaaatacatgtgAAATGGCCAAAGTTGGATTTACAATTTATATTCATAAAGTGTTGGACATGTAACTTCACAAACtaaaaaaaggacattttttttttcctaccggAGATGAAAAACTATGAATAAAAAAATggattgctttttttattttttatttttttacatagcaGAAGAGAGATTTTATGAGAGCTCTGAATCCAgtaagaccctggacaagtcacttagtctgtCCCAAGACCAAAAATTACAGAGAAGGCCGGAGAAATCTCAGGTCTGGTCCTTATTTACCCTCAGCGGATCTAATTAGGTTTGCTTTTCCAGTCTGCTGACTTACTGATCTGCCCTTTCATTTAGTGATTCTAAAATGACCTCAATCTTGCATATGCTCGTTCTTTGCACACAGATGAACCAGGGAAATGGTCAAGAACAATCCCTAGCGTTTTATTGTTCCCCAAACACTTCCGAAGTCTAGTCTGGACCCCTAAATAACGAACTCTTACCTAGTCCTTTGGGTTAGTACAAAGGGACGCCCGAGCATCCCTGGCAGGAGACCAGAGAAAGGGGTCACCCTCCTCGGCCATCCCATAGAAGTGGGGGTTTTATTTCCTCCctaatcttttttatcttttaaatcctcaccttccatcttggaatactattgtgggctggttccaaggcagaagcctggtaagggctaggccacagggttaagtgacttgcccagggtcacacagcagggacgtgtctgaggccacattgaaATCGAGTCGGGGGAGAAGGACAGAAGTGGGCGTGGCTTCCACGGGTGCTCCAGGCTTCCTCCTTTAAAGCTGTCAGAACCTCTGGGTTGGACGAACTTTAGGCGGATGGGAAAAGAACCGCCCCGCTGCCTCTGCGCTGCAAGGTGCTAGGTTCAGATCTCACCCCTGCTGCTTGGATGACGCCGAGCCAGGGTCCGAAGTGAGCTCCGGCGCCCCGCCTTCCCACTTAGAAAAGGAAGCGGTTGGACTCGATGACCCGTCGGGTCCCGTCCATCTCCGATCTATGGTCTCGGGCTCGCCAAGTTCTCCGACccgtcgtgtgtgtgtgtgtgtgtgtgtgtgtgtgtgtgtgtgtgtgtgtgtgtgtgcgtttcACTTCAGGGCGAACGACCGATGACGAGAAGGGCTGAGCCCCGGAGAGGGGGGCCGCCTGCCGGGGTGGGGAAGATAGAATGGAGGGGCGGGTTCGGGGGTGTCGGGGCAGGCTGAGGAGGTCCCGCCCCCTCTCCCCGCCCCTGGGGACTTAGTTGTAGTCAGACTCTGGCCgaacctccctcctccctcccgggGGCTTTACTTTACTAGGGGcgctcctctcccctcctctccccagtCCATCTAGGTCCCTGCTGGGGATGGGACGGGGGTGGGGGGCGGGAGGCCCGTGTTCGAAGCCCTccgctggaagggacttcagagatagCTCAGACCCGCCCTCGTAAGGGCTTCTTTGCCAGGTGGGGGGCgggaagtgacttgcacaaggtcacactgTTAGCTGGCTAGCTGGTCTATGGCAAGTCTCTGGACCCAACTGGCTCTTGGACTAGACCGCCGCGCCACCCTCGCCCCATGCCCTCATCCACTCCCCTTCAGAAGCTGGCTGTCGGATCTCACGCCCATTTCCTGAGGAAAATAGGAGAGACGAGGAGGGGGGCCGGGACAGGCCGCCTCTGGGAGTGTAGATGGAGACTTCGCCGCTGCCCTGCCGTCACTCCGGCGGCCGGAGCCACCAGCGTCGCCCCTCTCTTCCTAGGGGAGCCGGGTTAGGGGTGGGGCGAGAAGCCGCGCTCGTGGTTCCTGGATGCGGTCCAGAGAGGGCAGATGGAGCCCCTGGGGGTGCCGCTGTTTGTGCTAGGAGGCCGGGTCTCCGGGAGGAGGCTGCCGGGCCGCTGGGGCGGCTGCCATTCCCCCGAGTGTGTCTGGGTGTGTGAGCGGGACAGGAAagagggggtggagggagagccGCGCCTTCGGGCCGGCCCCTCGGGGTCCCGTTTGTAGTACCGAGGCTGGTGAGTGGCACCCATTAATGGAGGCTTTTGTGTGGGTTTTTAGAGAATTACGAAATAGTCGGTCATTTGTCTAAACTTCATTGAATCAGGAAACACAAAACCGATCCATAAATACAACGAAACACACAAACGTTCTAAGTCTCAAGTGATGGACACTTAAGTGGGAGACGCACATagagctggggggagggggcagagggggagagagacagacagacagacagacagagagagatagaggagggagggatggatggagggaaggagggggagagagagagggacacagagagagagaggagggaggaatggagggaaaccttaaaacaatatatagtaataataatattatataactatTGTATATAGCATACAATAATACAAGTTTGAAATATGCAACTGATTTGAAGGTTATAGGACAGAGTCTAAAAGTTTGattaattgtctttttttaaaataaattttattttttagaaaagttatccatggttacatgattcatgttcttactttctcctttatCCCCCCTAACTCCTCCCCACCcgtagctgatgtgcatttccactggttttaacatgtttcatccatcaagacctatttccaaattattgatagttgcattggtgtggtagtttcaagtctacacccccaatcatgtctgcctcaacccacgggttcaagcaattgtttttcttctgtgtttcctctcctgcagttcttcctctgaatgtgggtagtgtctttaccataaatccctcagaattgtcctgggtcattgcattgctgctggtacagaagtccattacattcaattttaccacagtatatcagtctctgtgtacaatgttctcctggttctgctcctttcactctgcatcagttcctggaggtctttccagttcacatggaattcctccagtttattattcctttgagcacaatagtattccatcaccagcatataccacaatttgtgatTAATTGTCCAAATAAACAGTCATGGTTGAAGTTGTTAGCATGGATGTAAGTGAAAAGACTAAGGACAGAATAATAAGGTCATCTAGTTTGGAGTTCAGGAGGAAGAAATATCTTTAGCCAATTAGGCAAATGAA encodes:
- the KBTBD8 gene encoding kelch repeat and BTB domain-containing protein 8: MYDEGQLTDIVVEVDHGKTFSCHRNVLAAISPYFRSMFTSGLTESTQKEVRIVGVEAESMNLVLNYAYTSRVVLTEANVQALFTAASIFQIPSIQDQCANYMISHLDPQNSIGVFIFADHYGHQELKDRSQEYIRKKFLCVTKEQEFLHLRKDQLISILDSDDLNVDKEEHVYDSIIRWFEHERERREAHLPEIFAKCIRMPLMEDTFVEKIPPMFAEAIVQKGPCSANGYTQRLGMTASEMIICFDAAHKHSGKKQTVPCLDIVTGRVFKLCKPPNDLREVGILVSPDNDIYIAGGYRPSSSEVSIDHKAESDFWMYDHATNRWLPKAPLLRARIGCKLVHCCGKLYAIGGRVYEGDGRNPLKSVECYDGRDNCWTAVSPMPVAMEFHSAVEYKENIYVLQGESFLCYDPQKDYWGFLTPMTVPRTQGLAAVYNDSIYYIAGTCGNHQRMFTVEAYDIELNKWTCKKDFPCDQSINPYLKLVLLNNKLHLFVRATQVTVEEHVFRTSRKNSLYQYDESTDQWKKVYETPDRLWDLGRHFECAVAKLYPQCLQKVL